A genomic stretch from Pseudomonas alkylphenolica includes:
- a CDS encoding segregation and condensation protein A — protein MEVFLEAFEGPLDLLLYLIRKQNVDILDIPVAEITRQYMGYVELMKTVRLELAAEYLVMAAMLAEIKSRMLLPRSAEIEEEEGDPRAELIRRLQEYERFKAAAEGIDGLSRVGREIIVPRLDAPQAKARKLLPEVSLEELLMSMAEVLRRGDLFESHQISREALSTRERMSEVLERLKGGGFVPFVELFTAEEGKLGVVVTFMAILELVKESLIELVQNEPFAPIHVRARAE, from the coding sequence CTGGAAGTGTTCCTCGAAGCCTTCGAGGGGCCGCTGGACCTGTTGCTCTACCTGATCCGCAAGCAGAACGTCGACATCCTCGATATTCCCGTGGCCGAGATCACCCGTCAGTACATGGGGTATGTCGAGTTGATGAAGACCGTGCGCCTGGAGCTGGCGGCCGAGTATCTGGTGATGGCGGCGATGCTGGCGGAGATCAAGTCGCGCATGCTCTTGCCGCGATCGGCCGAGATCGAGGAAGAGGAGGGTGATCCGCGTGCCGAACTGATTCGCCGCCTGCAGGAGTATGAGCGCTTCAAGGCCGCGGCCGAGGGCATTGATGGCCTCAGCCGGGTCGGCCGCGAGATCATCGTGCCGCGCCTCGATGCACCCCAGGCCAAGGCGCGCAAACTGTTGCCGGAAGTCAGCCTGGAAGAGCTGCTGATGTCGATGGCCGAGGTGCTGCGCCGCGGCGATCTGTTCGAAAGTCATCAGATCAGCCGTGAGGCATTATCGACCCGCGAGCGCATGAGTGAAGTGCTCGAACGCCTCAAGGGCGGTGGCTTTGTGCCGTTCGTCGAGCTGTTTACTGCCGAGGAAGGCAAACTGGGCGTGGTGGTGACCTTCATGGCAATTCTTGAACTGGTGAAGGAATCCTTGATCGAACTGGTGCAAAATGAGCCCTTCGCGCCGATCCACGTCCGCGCCCGGGCTGAGTGA
- a CDS encoding L-threonylcarbamoyladenylate synthase has protein sequence MSQFFQIHAENPQPRLIKQAVEIIRKGGVVVYPTDSSYALGCQIGDKNAVERVRRLRQLDKNHNFTLICCDLSQMGLFAKIDTGIFRLLKAHIPGPYTFILNGTREVPRLLLHEKRRTIGLRVPQNPILLALLEELGEPLMSVSLILPGDEEPMTDPYEIRERLEKQVDLIIDGGYGDLKASTVVDLSGDEPEVIRVGCGDPAPFLVEA, from the coding sequence GTGAGTCAGTTTTTCCAGATTCATGCGGAAAACCCGCAACCGCGCCTGATCAAGCAGGCGGTCGAAATCATTCGCAAGGGGGGCGTGGTTGTCTATCCCACCGATTCCTCCTACGCGCTGGGTTGTCAGATTGGTGACAAAAACGCCGTGGAGCGGGTCCGTCGCCTGCGACAACTGGACAAGAACCACAACTTCACGCTGATTTGCTGCGACCTGTCGCAAATGGGCCTGTTCGCCAAGATCGATACGGGGATCTTCCGGCTGCTCAAGGCGCACATTCCTGGCCCCTACACCTTCATTCTCAACGGCACCCGCGAAGTGCCGCGGCTGCTGCTGCACGAAAAACGCCGCACGATTGGCTTGCGTGTGCCGCAGAACCCGATTTTGCTCGCATTGCTCGAAGAGCTTGGCGAGCCGCTGATGAGCGTCAGCTTGATCCTGCCGGGCGATGAAGAGCCCATGACTGACCCTTATGAGATTCGCGAACGCCTGGAGAAGCAGGTAGACCTGATCATCGACGGCGGCTACGGCGACCTCAAGGCGTCCACCGTGGTTGACTTGAGTGGCGATGAACCTGAGGTGATCCGCGTCGGTTGCGGTGATCCGGCACCGTTTCTGGTTGAAGCGTGA